A single genomic interval of Fervidobacterium thailandense harbors:
- a CDS encoding DUF3798 domain-containing protein, whose protein sequence is MRKVLVLLVAVLLLSSLFAQLGFKIGVVTGTVSQGEDEYRGAEAVVKRYGKANIIHVTYPDKFMQEQETTIARIVELAYDPQVKAIVICQGVPGTTAAIRRVKQMRKDIVFVVGVPHEDPAVISSAADVVLEVDTPGRGRTIVELAKKMGVETIIHYSFPRHMSYKLLAERRDIMEKTAKEMGINFVFVSAPDPLGEQGLTGAQQFILEDVPRQLAKYGPKTGFFSTNCGMQEPLQKAILKHGGYYLEPCCPSPTHGFPGTLGISIPEDKRGDMTYILREVNKKIIEMGGAGRFATWPVPMNMLFVEAGVEIAIQLVQKKVSPTNLNGIKLIVTEAAKKKYPKAELQVRTLDPYKNYYMFIHKSVIFGVDKF, encoded by the coding sequence ACGGTCTCCCAAGGTGAAGACGAGTACAGGGGTGCGGAAGCGGTTGTTAAGAGATACGGTAAGGCGAATATTATTCACGTCACTTATCCGGATAAGTTCATGCAAGAACAGGAAACGACCATTGCAAGGATTGTTGAGCTTGCGTACGATCCACAGGTTAAGGCCATCGTCATTTGTCAAGGTGTTCCCGGAACGACAGCCGCTATCAGAAGAGTCAAACAGATGAGGAAAGATATCGTTTTCGTTGTTGGTGTTCCACACGAAGACCCGGCGGTCATCTCTTCGGCTGCGGATGTTGTACTCGAAGTCGACACTCCCGGTCGCGGTAGGACGATCGTCGAGTTGGCCAAGAAGATGGGCGTTGAAACTATCATCCATTACTCCTTCCCGAGGCATATGAGCTACAAACTCTTGGCCGAAAGACGCGACATAATGGAAAAGACAGCGAAGGAAATGGGTATCAACTTCGTCTTCGTGTCCGCACCAGACCCACTTGGTGAACAAGGCTTGACTGGTGCTCAGCAATTCATCCTTGAAGACGTTCCAAGGCAGCTTGCAAAATACGGTCCGAAGACGGGATTCTTCTCAACAAACTGCGGTATGCAAGAACCTCTCCAGAAAGCTATTCTCAAGCACGGTGGTTACTATCTTGAGCCCTGCTGTCCGTCGCCGACGCATGGATTCCCCGGTACTCTGGGAATCTCCATCCCTGAAGACAAACGCGGTGACATGACCTACATCCTCAGGGAAGTCAACAAGAAGATCATCGAGATGGGTGGCGCTGGAAGGTTCGCAACCTGGCCGGTACCGATGAACATGCTCTTTGTCGAAGCTGGTGTTGAGATTGCCATTCAACTTGTCCAAAAGAAAGTCAGCCCAACGAACCTCAACGGTATAAAACTAATCGTTACAGAAGCGGCGAAGAAGAAATATCCAAAAGCTGAACTCCAAGTTAGGACTCTCGATCCATACAAGAACTACTACATGTTCATCCACAAGTCCGTAATCTTTGGAGTAGATAAGTTCTAA